The DNA segment GGTAACTGTTAAAAATACGATAATCAAAAGTATTTTTATCATCCAATCTGGATTCAACAAACCTATCCCAAATAAAAGTGCTATAGTTCCAAGAGTCGTAGCTTTTGTTCCAGCTTGTAATCTGTTAAAAACATCGGGCATTCTAAACATACCAAGGCCGCCCAAAGCATAAAACAAAGCACCGATAAAAACAAAAATATATCCTAAAATATTCATTTCTTATTCGCCTCCAAATATCTGGACACAACTACAGTTTCCAAGAAAGAAAGCGCTCCATAAACTATAGCTATATCTAAATAGAGAGAATTTTCAAATATATGTGCTAAGAATACAATCAACCCTGTAATAATTACGTTCATAGTGTCTAAAGCTGCTGCTCTGTCTGCCACGGTTGGTCCCATAATCAACCTAAGAATTGAGAAAAAAGCTCCAAATCCTATAATGGCAAAAACAATAATATCTGTCATTTAAAGATACCCCCTAAGATTTTTTCAAAAGAACCCGATACTTCCTTTGAATAATCCTCAATTCCTTCACCTTTGACATCTATCCAGTGTACATATATATATTGATCATCCACATCAACAGACATTGTACCAGGTGTCAAAGTAATAGAATTAGCAAGAGTTAATTTACCTGTTTTGCTTTTAATATCAGTTTTTATCTTAACAAACCCAGGATTCAATGGTATCTTGGGGCTAAGAACCCTCCTTGCTACATCCAAATTGGACAAAAGCATTTTGTAAAGAAAAACTGGTATATAAACAAAAATAAATACAAATACCCGGTATATAATACTCAAGTTGAACGAAAAATTAAGATATTGTGAAACAACGAAAGCAAGCACAAGCGAAGCAATCGCACCCACAATCATCTCTTGAGTTTCAAAACCGGATAAGGCAGTCCAAATCACCCAAAAAGTCACAAAAGATGATAAAAACTTTTTCATTTGACTCCCTCCTTATACCTAAATATACTTTGTGAATTTTATCTTTTATTAAGCATAGAATAATTCATTCTAATTATTCATTATATTATACCGGTCTATAGTATATATGTCAAAGTCCATATTGAGATACATTCGTTATCATGTTGGGGTATAATCGGACTTTTTTTCGCTTAACAAAGAATAATTAACATTTTTAATAAATTATTATCATATCAACAAAATTATTAACATAAAAAAATCCCTCCAAAATGATAAATTGGAGGGATACTGATTTTTATACCATTTCTCTATTTCATAATGATCACGGAATACATTTTAAGGCTAACACTAGCAAACTTAAACACTATAATAACAGAACAAACCGTCCCGAGAGCAATAGGTAACTATGTCCTTATTCCTTTATTAATAATCATGTTCTTTCTATCGATAAAAACAAAAAGATGATTTGACTGCATGTCAAATCATCTTTTTTGATATAATTATTGGTATTTTTTCGTTTAAATATAGTCATCATTAAAATTTAAACGAACTCTAAAAAACAGTAATATAAACAGTTTCAAAAATTATCTTTTTAATAAAACACTCCATTATTTGTTTAAATAGAAAATAAGCATATAATTTTAAACGAATATTATAAATCAATATTTAATCATTTAAAATCCATTCAGAATTCTTACCAGCTCCAATAATTTTTATTTTATTTTCTTTTTTCATTTTAGTTAATAAATTTTTGAACAGCCCCATGTCAAGTAGACACAAAAATTAATAAAAAACTATATACAAATGAATGCATGGCTTCTGAACTCAACAGGAGACAAGCATCCAATTTTTTTATACTCTCTATAATTTATTAGTTTCTAGTTTTTTCATTTTTGCTGGGACGTTTTTTGTCATTTTTCATTTGTTTTTTACTACCTATTCGGTGTTTTTACACAATTTATTTTACAGACTCGAGTTTTTAAACTCATCTATTTCAAGTTATATACAAATACTTTTTCATTGTCGTATGCTGTTTTTCCACTGTCTTTGAAACCTAAGCTTGTATAGAATTTTATCGCTCTTTCGTTTTCTGGGTTAGTGCCAAGCC comes from the Geotoga petraea genome and includes:
- the mnhG gene encoding monovalent cation/H(+) antiporter subunit G — its product is MNILGYIFVFIGALFYALGGLGMFRMPDVFNRLQAGTKATTLGTIALLFGIGLLNPDWMIKILLIIVFLTVTNPVGSSTLARAAYISNVKKDVEKDELKSLLNGDDEK
- a CDS encoding cation:proton antiporter → MTDIIVFAIIGFGAFFSILRLIMGPTVADRAAALDTMNVIITGLIVFLAHIFENSLYLDIAIVYGALSFLETVVVSRYLEANKK
- a CDS encoding Na+/H+ antiporter subunit E; the encoded protein is MKKFLSSFVTFWVIWTALSGFETQEMIVGAIASLVLAFVVSQYLNFSFNLSIIYRVFVFIFVYIPVFLYKMLLSNLDVARRVLSPKIPLNPGFVKIKTDIKSKTGKLTLANSITLTPGTMSVDVDDQYIYVHWIDVKGEGIEDYSKEVSGSFEKILGGIFK